From a single Salinirussus salinus genomic region:
- a CDS encoding AMP-binding protein produces the protein MTTDIDWETEPVPNLSSFDTYEQAREGFEWEIPETYNIGVDVTRHADDRGRVALFTESAAGERDQFTFWQLERRSNELANALRARGVERGDRVAVVAPQRVETALAHVAAYKLGAVAVPLSVLYGPDALEFRLADSDTTAVVADPDVFGAVGEAVETVESVEHVVGIGADPEVPDHAVGERFADLRGSRQFDPVETAPDDPAVLVYTSGTTGRPKGVLQGHQYLLGHLPCVQMALEFPWHDADPVLYTPADWAWVGGLYDVLLPAWHYGVPAVGYRSEEFDPEATFELIERYGVTYPLLTPTMLKTMAQADPSEYDFGHVVAIATGGEPVPSELHDWVAGVFDAPLNELYGQTEANLVVSNCSQWFDPEPGSMGKPVPGHTVDIVDESGEPLPSGEVGAIAVERPDPVMFEEYWNAPELTAESFLGDDGRWMDTDDIGSRDEDGRFWFTARDDDVIITSGYRVGPAEVEDALLEHEAVANAAVVGVDHETRGKVVKAFVVVTPGAEPSDELAEDIQGYVRENLAKYQYPRIVEFVDELPKTTTGKIQRYKLREQE, from the coding sequence ATGACCACGGACATCGACTGGGAGACGGAGCCGGTCCCGAACCTCAGCAGCTTCGACACGTACGAGCAGGCTCGCGAGGGCTTCGAGTGGGAGATCCCCGAGACGTACAACATCGGCGTCGACGTGACGAGACACGCGGACGACCGCGGGCGCGTGGCGCTGTTCACCGAGTCGGCAGCGGGAGAGCGCGACCAGTTCACCTTCTGGCAGCTTGAGCGGCGGTCGAACGAACTCGCGAACGCGCTCCGGGCACGGGGGGTCGAGCGCGGCGACCGGGTCGCCGTCGTCGCCCCCCAGCGCGTCGAGACGGCGCTGGCCCACGTCGCGGCCTACAAGCTGGGGGCGGTAGCGGTCCCGCTCTCGGTTCTTTATGGTCCGGACGCCCTCGAGTTCCGGCTGGCCGACAGCGACACGACGGCCGTCGTCGCGGACCCGGACGTCTTCGGCGCGGTCGGCGAGGCCGTCGAGACCGTCGAGTCGGTCGAGCACGTCGTCGGGATAGGCGCTGACCCGGAGGTCCCGGACCACGCCGTCGGCGAGCGCTTTGCCGACCTGCGCGGGTCCCGGCAGTTCGACCCGGTGGAGACCGCCCCCGACGACCCGGCGGTGCTCGTCTACACGAGCGGGACGACCGGCCGGCCGAAAGGCGTCCTCCAGGGCCACCAGTACCTCCTGGGACACCTGCCCTGCGTCCAGATGGCCCTGGAGTTCCCGTGGCACGACGCCGACCCGGTGCTGTACACGCCGGCCGACTGGGCGTGGGTCGGGGGGCTCTACGACGTGTTGCTACCCGCGTGGCACTACGGGGTGCCAGCGGTCGGCTACCGGTCGGAGGAGTTCGACCCCGAGGCGACCTTCGAGCTGATCGAGCGCTACGGCGTCACGTACCCGCTGTTGACGCCGACGATGCTGAAGACGATGGCCCAGGCCGACCCCTCCGAGTACGACTTCGGGCACGTGGTCGCCATCGCCACCGGCGGCGAGCCGGTTCCGTCGGAACTGCACGACTGGGTGGCCGGAGTCTTCGACGCGCCGCTGAACGAACTCTACGGCCAGACCGAGGCCAATCTGGTCGTCTCGAACTGCTCGCAGTGGTTCGACCCGGAGCCGGGGAGCATGGGCAAGCCGGTACCGGGTCATACGGTCGACATCGTCGACGAGAGCGGCGAACCGTTACCGTCCGGGGAGGTCGGCGCTATCGCCGTCGAGCGCCCGGACCCGGTCATGTTCGAGGAGTACTGGAACGCGCCGGAGCTGACTGCCGAGTCATTCCTCGGCGATGACGGCCGGTGGATGGACACCGACGACATCGGCTCCAGGGACGAGGACGGGCGGTTCTGGTTCACGGCCCGGGACGACGACGTGATCATCACCAGCGGCTACCGCGTCGGCCCGGCCGAGGTCGAGGACGCGCTGCTCGAACACGAGGCCGTCGCGAACGCGGCCGTGGTCGGTGTTGATCACGAGACCCGCGGCAAGGTCGTCAAGGCGTTCGTCGTCGTGACCCCCGGCGCCGAACCGAGCGACGAACTCGCAGAGGACATCCAGGGGTACGTCCGCGAGAACCTCGCGAAGTACCAGTACCCCAGGATAGTCGAGTTCGTCGACGAGCTGCCGAAGACCACGACCGGGAAGATCCAGCGGTACAAGCTCCGCGAGCAGGAGTAG
- a CDS encoding ABC transporter ATP-binding protein produces the protein MTEAALSVQSLRKSYGDVQALRDVTFEVAPGEIFGLVGPNGAGKSTTLRTVATLLNADSGTVTVGGADRDEEPNAVREALRYLPEEAGAYENLTGRGYLNFVASFYADDPDPLVEAGVEMADLGERVDDKTSEYSKGMTRKLLIAAALMTEPDLAILDEPTSGLDVRNARQVRDTIKSYPGAERSVVLSSHNMLEVEYLCDRVGLLDEGEVVATGTPEELVARTGTENLEDAFLEVTA, from the coding sequence ATGACTGAGGCCGCCCTGTCAGTGCAGTCCCTTCGCAAGTCCTACGGCGACGTCCAGGCGCTCCGGGACGTCACCTTCGAGGTAGCGCCCGGCGAGATCTTCGGGCTCGTCGGCCCCAACGGTGCGGGCAAGTCAACCACGCTCCGGACCGTGGCGACGCTTCTGAACGCCGACAGCGGGACCGTCACCGTCGGAGGCGCCGACCGCGACGAGGAACCGAACGCCGTCCGGGAGGCACTCCGGTACCTGCCCGAGGAGGCCGGCGCCTATGAAAATCTCACCGGCCGCGGCTACCTGAACTTCGTCGCCTCCTTCTACGCCGATGACCCCGACCCGCTCGTGGAGGCGGGCGTCGAGATGGCCGACCTCGGCGAGCGGGTCGACGACAAGACCAGCGAGTACAGCAAGGGGATGACCCGGAAGCTGCTGATCGCGGCGGCGCTGATGACCGAGCCCGACCTGGCGATCCTCGACGAGCCCACCTCGGGGCTGGACGTGCGCAACGCCCGACAGGTCCGGGACACGATCAAATCCTACCCCGGCGCCGAGCGCAGCGTCGTCCTCTCCTCGCACAACATGCTGGAGGTGGAGTACCTCTGTGACCGGGTCGGCCTGCTTGACGAGGGGGAGGTCGTCGCCACGGGGACCCCCGAGGAGCTTGTCGCCCGGACGGGGACGGAGAACCTTGAGGACGCCTTCCTGGAGGTAACGGCATGA
- a CDS encoding antitoxin VapB family protein has translation MSKSVRLSEEAYERLAAHKREDETFSDVVLRLAGERSLLDLAGILSDEEADALRDAVAERRERRQRGLEERAEELGS, from the coding sequence ATGTCCAAGAGCGTTCGCCTCTCCGAGGAAGCTTACGAGCGTCTGGCGGCACACAAACGCGAGGACGAGACGTTCTCCGACGTTGTGCTCCGGCTGGCGGGCGAGCGCTCGCTGCTGGACCTCGCCGGTATTCTGAGCGACGAGGAGGCAGACGCGCTCCGGGACGCGGTCGCCGAGCGCCGCGAGCGACGCCAGCGGGGCCTCGAAGAGCGTGCTGAGGAGCTGGGGTCGTGA
- a CDS encoding archaeosine biosynthesis radical SAM protein RaSEA — protein sequence MSKPSPEVYEQGRGMDAHNRAMREIRARKDESHDPTEPTRVWLDEDNTPDGVYDSLTIILNTGGCRWARAGGCTMCGYVAESVEGGSVSHEDLMTQVEKCLDHEDEHADEPAGQVKIYTSGSFLDEREVGAETRQAIVETFADRDRIVVESLPDFIDAEKVADFTDRGLATDVAVGLETATDRVRQDCVNKYFEFAEFERAAADVADAGAGVKAYLLMKPPFLSEAEAVADMKSSIGRCAGVEGCHTVSMNPCNVQRHTMVEDLFHADGYRPPWLWSVCEVLEDTADEDVLVVSDPVGHGSDRGPHNCRECDDRVQRAIKDFDLRQDPSVFEQVSCPCERTWEEVMDRERSYSMPLAR from the coding sequence ATGAGCAAGCCCAGTCCCGAGGTCTACGAGCAGGGACGCGGGATGGACGCCCACAACCGGGCGATGCGCGAAATCCGGGCCCGGAAGGACGAGAGCCACGACCCGACCGAGCCAACCCGCGTCTGGCTGGACGAAGACAACACCCCCGACGGCGTCTACGACTCGCTGACGATCATCCTCAACACCGGCGGCTGCCGGTGGGCCCGCGCCGGCGGCTGCACGATGTGTGGCTACGTCGCCGAGTCCGTCGAGGGCGGCAGCGTCTCCCACGAGGACCTCATGACCCAGGTCGAGAAGTGCCTCGACCACGAGGACGAACACGCAGACGAACCCGCCGGGCAGGTCAAGATCTACACCTCCGGCTCCTTCCTCGACGAGCGGGAGGTCGGGGCGGAGACCCGCCAGGCCATCGTCGAGACCTTCGCCGACCGCGACCGGATCGTCGTCGAGTCGCTGCCCGACTTCATCGACGCGGAGAAGGTCGCCGACTTCACCGACCGCGGGCTCGCGACGGACGTCGCGGTGGGCCTGGAGACCGCGACCGACCGCGTCCGGCAGGACTGCGTCAACAAGTACTTCGAGTTCGCGGAGTTCGAGCGCGCCGCCGCCGACGTCGCCGACGCCGGCGCGGGCGTGAAGGCCTACCTCCTCATGAAGCCGCCCTTCCTCTCGGAGGCCGAGGCGGTCGCGGACATGAAATCGTCCATCGGACGGTGTGCCGGCGTCGAGGGCTGTCACACCGTTTCGATGAACCCCTGTAACGTGCAGCGACACACGATGGTCGAGGACCTCTTTCACGCCGACGGCTACCGGCCACCGTGGCTCTGGTCGGTCTGCGAAGTCCTAGAGGACACCGCCGACGAGGACGTCCTCGTGGTCTCTGACCCCGTCGGCCACGGCTCGGACCGCGGCCCGCACAACTGCCGGGAGTGCGACGACCGCGTCCAGCGCGCAATCAAGGACTTCGACCTCCGGCAGGACCCCTCCGTCTTCGAGCAGGTCTCCTGCCCCTGTGAGCGCACGTGGGAAGAGGTCATGGACCGCGAGCGCAGTTACTCGATGCCGCTGGCGCGCTGA
- the arcS gene encoding archaeosine synthase subunit alpha, with translation MTDYFEVHDRDGAARLGELRLADPVTTPGLVDEVLADAGSEWTADREVPEGDEGSLTVLPHRALPGGTPEEVQSAFAGEYPDVDYPSAAVVSPATAADHGADAYVLSTGQSIAGHAEAFVDAIVGTRDAIPADSALYLPGVATPGNVATLAYAGVDLVDTDRAVVKGTRGKYLTADGEHFLEDLTELPCACPACQGPCADFDREDCVAHNEYALRAALATVRERIRRGRLRDYVEGQARHEQWHTAVFRRLDRQYGYLEQRTPVIRRAEITAASDDTLRRVEIQRFARRVTDRYRCRFDNPLVLVPCSAHKPYSDSQSHGQFHDAVQFRAHTVSMTSPIGVVPQELELTYPAQHYDSVVTGDWSATEVEFVSDVLAAYLRGNDYPRMIAHVPEDYRPICERVEDGLGVEFEYTVADHPTTTDSLANLASALAGEDKYRKRERQHNTLRAVADYQFGRGAGDALFGDIQVKARYPKLKAHHPDGEQLAALVPNYGVLSLTLAGARRWVDSDAPTKRVEIDDFVPHGSVLAPGVVDASEAIRVGDEVVVEGPSAFAVGRAEMHGREMAESTRGIAANVRHVKER, from the coding sequence ATGACCGACTACTTCGAGGTCCACGACCGGGACGGCGCGGCCCGGCTGGGGGAACTCCGGCTGGCCGACCCGGTGACCACGCCCGGCCTCGTGGACGAAGTCCTCGCAGACGCCGGCAGCGAGTGGACTGCCGACCGCGAGGTACCAGAGGGTGACGAGGGTTCGCTGACGGTGCTTCCCCACCGCGCACTCCCGGGCGGCACGCCCGAGGAAGTCCAGTCGGCCTTCGCCGGCGAATATCCCGACGTCGACTACCCCAGCGCTGCGGTCGTCAGCCCCGCGACCGCCGCCGACCACGGAGCCGACGCCTACGTCCTCTCGACTGGTCAGTCCATCGCGGGTCACGCCGAAGCGTTCGTCGACGCCATCGTGGGGACCCGCGACGCCATCCCCGCCGACAGCGCTCTCTACCTCCCGGGCGTGGCGACCCCCGGCAACGTCGCCACGCTCGCCTATGCGGGTGTGGACCTCGTGGATACCGACCGGGCGGTCGTGAAGGGTACCCGGGGGAAGTACCTCACCGCCGACGGCGAGCACTTCCTCGAGGACCTGACCGAACTCCCCTGTGCCTGCCCGGCCTGCCAGGGCCCCTGCGCGGACTTCGACCGCGAGGACTGTGTCGCCCACAACGAGTACGCCCTCCGGGCAGCCCTGGCGACCGTCCGCGAGCGCATCAGGCGGGGCCGCCTGCGCGACTACGTCGAGGGGCAGGCCCGCCACGAGCAGTGGCACACCGCGGTCTTCCGCCGGCTCGACCGCCAGTACGGCTACCTCGAGCAGCGCACCCCCGTTATCCGGCGTGCGGAGATCACCGCCGCAAGCGACGACACCCTCCGTCGGGTGGAGATCCAGCGCTTCGCCCGGCGGGTCACCGACCGCTACCGCTGTCGCTTTGACAACCCGCTCGTGCTCGTCCCCTGCTCGGCGCATAAACCCTACAGCGACTCCCAGAGCCACGGCCAGTTCCACGATGCCGTCCAGTTCCGCGCCCACACCGTCTCGATGACCTCCCCCATCGGCGTCGTCCCCCAGGAACTCGAACTCACCTACCCCGCCCAGCACTACGACTCCGTGGTGACAGGGGACTGGTCCGCAACGGAAGTCGAGTTCGTGAGCGACGTGCTGGCTGCCTACCTCCGGGGAAACGACTACCCGCGGATGATCGCTCACGTCCCGGAGGACTACCGGCCAATCTGCGAGCGCGTCGAGGACGGCCTCGGCGTCGAGTTCGAGTACACCGTCGCCGACCACCCGACGACCACGGACTCCCTTGCGAACCTCGCGAGCGCGCTCGCGGGGGAAGACAAGTACCGCAAGCGCGAGCGCCAGCACAACACCCTCCGGGCGGTCGCGGACTACCAGTTCGGCCGCGGCGCCGGCGACGCGCTCTTCGGGGACATCCAGGTCAAAGCGCGCTACCCGAAACTGAAGGCCCACCACCCCGACGGCGAGCAACTGGCGGCGCTCGTCCCCAACTACGGCGTGCTCTCGCTGACGCTCGCCGGCGCGCGCCGGTGGGTCGACAGCGACGCGCCCACGAAACGCGTCGAGATCGACGACTTCGTTCCCCACGGCTCGGTGCTCGCGCCGGGCGTCGTCGACGCCAGCGAGGCGATCCGGGTCGGCGACGAGGTCGTGGTCGAGGGGCCGAGCGCCTTCGCGGTCGGCCGGGCGGAGATGCACGGCCGGGAGATGGCCGAGAGCACGAGGGGGATCGCCGCGAACGTCCGTCACGTCAAGGAGCGATAG
- a CDS encoding ABC transporter permease, translating to MRQFLRLTWKEVRELLRPRYVLPILLVPILFVALGQGFGGIDEATSGQPSVGVVVNDTGEYGAIVNETYSQGAEVVYHGANVSAAEAMERTRAAGGTALVVVPGGFSERIAAGEQGGVQVRTVVDSVSLTGIASSGQVDGLLGVAAERITKTATGATDAQLDPVDPSYLTLVKGQQVAQPPSVLSSAFTSQFIFIPVVIMLVIVFSGQMVINSMGIEKENKTLETLLTMPVARRTIVAAKLVGSATVGLLAAGVFTVALFEYQSGLTGGASALPAEFSLGAAEYLVVGAAIFFAVVGALALALVLGVFAGDRQGAQILLFPLSILAIAPAFATMFADFSTLSLPLQALLFAIPFTHPVMAPKQLMFGDSGLVLAGIAYEAVFALAAIGLAVYVFNSDRVVTGSAGRLGRWLERLQR from the coding sequence ATGAGGCAGTTCCTGCGGCTGACCTGGAAGGAGGTCCGCGAGCTGCTCCGGCCCCGCTACGTTCTCCCGATCCTGCTCGTTCCCATCCTCTTTGTCGCACTCGGGCAGGGCTTCGGCGGGATCGACGAGGCGACCTCGGGGCAACCCTCGGTCGGCGTCGTCGTCAACGACACCGGCGAGTACGGGGCCATCGTCAACGAGACCTACAGCCAGGGGGCGGAGGTGGTCTACCACGGAGCGAACGTCTCCGCGGCCGAGGCCATGGAACGGACCCGGGCCGCCGGCGGGACGGCGCTGGTCGTCGTTCCCGGCGGGTTCAGCGAGCGGATCGCCGCCGGCGAACAGGGCGGGGTCCAGGTCAGGACGGTCGTCGACAGCGTCTCGCTGACCGGGATCGCCTCCTCCGGGCAGGTCGACGGGCTGCTCGGCGTCGCAGCCGAGCGGATCACGAAGACGGCTACCGGCGCCACGGACGCCCAGCTCGACCCCGTCGATCCCTCCTACCTCACGCTGGTCAAGGGTCAGCAGGTGGCCCAGCCCCCGAGCGTCCTCTCGAGTGCCTTCACCTCGCAGTTCATCTTCATCCCCGTCGTGATCATGCTGGTCATCGTCTTCTCCGGGCAGATGGTGATCAACTCCATGGGTATCGAGAAGGAGAACAAGACCCTGGAGACGCTGCTGACGATGCCGGTCGCGCGGCGGACGATCGTCGCCGCCAAGCTCGTCGGGAGCGCGACCGTCGGCCTGCTCGCCGCGGGCGTGTTCACGGTCGCCCTCTTCGAGTACCAGTCCGGCCTCACCGGCGGCGCCAGCGCCCTGCCGGCCGAATTCAGCCTCGGCGCCGCGGAGTATCTCGTCGTCGGCGCGGCCATTTTCTTCGCCGTCGTGGGCGCGCTGGCGCTCGCGCTCGTGCTCGGGGTCTTCGCCGGCGACCGCCAGGGCGCACAGATCCTCCTCTTCCCGCTGTCGATCCTCGCGATCGCGCCCGCCTTCGCCACCATGTTCGCCGACTTCTCGACGCTCTCGCTCCCGCTGCAGGCGCTGCTCTTTGCTATCCCCTTCACGCACCCGGTGATGGCCCCGAAACAGCTGATGTTCGGGGACAGCGGGCTCGTGCTCGCGGGGATCGCCTACGAGGCGGTCTTCGCGCTGGCGGCCATCGGGCTCGCAGTGTACGTCTTCAACTCCGACCGGGTGGTGACCGGCAGCGCCGGCCGGCTGGGCCGGTGGCTCGAACGCCTCCAGCGGTGA
- the purQ gene encoding phosphoribosylformylglycinamidine synthase I, with protein sequence MTVAVVQFGGSNCDRDTVQALESLGVDAGLVWHEDGLPGDTDGVVLPGGFSYGDYLRAGAMAARSPVMEEVRAAAEDGVPVLGVCNGAQIGCEASFVPGAFTTNASARFQCERVHVRVENADTPWTRAYDEGEVLELPIAHGEGRFEVDDDRLADLEDENRVLFRYCDASGEVTDDANPNGSKHNVAGLTGDREHVAVMMPHPERVTLPDVGATDGRGVLAAFAD encoded by the coding sequence GTGACGGTCGCCGTCGTCCAGTTCGGCGGCTCGAACTGCGACCGCGATACCGTCCAGGCGCTCGAGTCGCTCGGCGTCGACGCCGGCCTGGTCTGGCACGAGGACGGCCTGCCCGGAGACACCGACGGCGTGGTGCTCCCCGGCGGATTCTCCTACGGCGACTACCTCCGGGCGGGGGCGATGGCGGCCCGCTCGCCTGTCATGGAGGAGGTCCGGGCAGCCGCCGAGGACGGGGTCCCGGTGCTGGGTGTCTGCAACGGCGCCCAGATCGGCTGTGAGGCCAGCTTCGTGCCCGGCGCCTTCACCACCAACGCCAGCGCCCGCTTCCAGTGTGAGCGCGTCCACGTCCGGGTCGAGAACGCCGACACGCCCTGGACCCGTGCCTACGACGAGGGGGAGGTGCTCGAGCTGCCCATCGCCCACGGCGAGGGCCGCTTCGAGGTCGACGACGACCGGCTGGCCGACCTCGAGGACGAGAACCGCGTGCTCTTCCGGTACTGCGACGCGTCCGGCGAGGTGACCGACGACGCCAACCCGAACGGCTCGAAACACAACGTCGCCGGACTCACCGGCGACCGGGAGCACGTCGCGGTGATGATGCCCCACCCCGAGCGGGTCACGCTCCCCGACGTCGGCGCCACCGACGGACGGGGCGTGCTCGCGGCCTTCGCGGACTGA
- a CDS encoding enoyl-CoA hydratase/isomerase family protein, which produces MTPQTEGLRYETDGTTAYVTFDRPEKHNSLTPEMMQAGARAIHDADGDDEVRAIVVTGAGEEAFCTGADLEETIPEATGPDPDIEPDEDDLFLRHDLVRTPVIAAVNGLCVAGGMEFLQATDIRVAAESARFGLQEPRWGIAPIAGSHVRLPRQIPYCRAMEFLLTGDLFPAAHALDAGLVNEVVPDEEVLERAEAVAESIAENSPEAVQRIKETVHRCAGRRPDDAFRLETQLGKETFASAHADEGVQAFREGREPSFRR; this is translated from the coding sequence ATGACGCCACAGACAGAGGGACTCCGATACGAGACCGACGGCACCACCGCGTACGTCACCTTCGACCGCCCGGAGAAACACAACTCCCTGACGCCAGAGATGATGCAGGCAGGGGCGCGTGCCATCCACGACGCCGACGGGGACGACGAGGTCCGGGCCATCGTCGTGACCGGCGCCGGCGAGGAGGCCTTCTGTACCGGCGCCGACCTGGAGGAGACGATCCCGGAGGCCACCGGCCCCGACCCCGACATCGAGCCCGACGAGGACGACCTCTTTCTGCGCCACGACCTCGTCCGCACACCGGTCATCGCCGCGGTCAACGGGCTCTGTGTCGCCGGCGGGATGGAGTTCCTCCAGGCGACGGACATCCGGGTCGCCGCGGAGAGCGCCCGCTTCGGCCTGCAGGAGCCCCGGTGGGGCATCGCACCCATCGCCGGCTCGCACGTCCGGCTGCCCCGACAGATCCCCTACTGCCGGGCCATGGAATTTCTCCTCACCGGGGACCTGTTCCCGGCCGCCCACGCACTCGATGCCGGGCTGGTCAACGAGGTCGTCCCCGACGAGGAGGTGCTGGAGCGCGCGGAGGCAGTGGCGGAGAGCATCGCCGAGAACAGCCCCGAGGCGGTCCAGCGGATCAAGGAGACGGTCCACCGGTGTGCCGGCCGCCGGCCCGACGACGCGTTCCGTCTGGAGACCCAGCTCGGGAAAGAGACGTTCGCGTCCGCGCACGCGGACGAGGGTGTGCAGGCGTTCAGGGAGGGGCGGGAGCCGTCGTTCCGGCGGTGA
- a CDS encoding type II toxin-antitoxin system VapC family toxin, with product MLLDTTFLIDLMNGDDGAVDKARELEHDLVQQRLSSMTLFELYYGVARASDSPDERERVETVLESKPVHPADTAVMRKAGRLSGRLANDGTPVDDGDVIIAATADVVDEPVLTRNVDDFERLGTTVETY from the coding sequence GTGCTACTCGACACGACCTTCCTGATCGACCTGATGAACGGCGACGACGGGGCTGTCGACAAGGCTCGCGAGCTGGAGCACGACCTCGTCCAGCAGCGGCTCTCGTCGATGACGCTGTTCGAACTGTACTACGGCGTCGCCCGAGCGAGTGACTCCCCCGACGAACGCGAGCGGGTAGAGACCGTTCTGGAATCGAAGCCAGTCCATCCGGCCGACACTGCCGTCATGCGGAAGGCCGGCCGCCTGTCCGGTCGCCTGGCAAACGATGGCACCCCGGTCGACGACGGTGACGTCATCATCGCCGCGACTGCGGATGTTGTCGACGAGCCGGTGCTCACGCGGAACGTCGACGACTTCGAACGGCTCGGGACTACGGTCGAGACGTATTGA
- the tgtA gene encoding tRNA guanosine(15) transglycosylase TgtA, whose product MRDVFEVRRYDGAGRLGELEVPRAGVTVETPALLPVVNPHVQTVPPRRLAEDFGAEILITNSYVLHGSEDLREPALERGLHDLLDFPGAVMTDSGSFQLAEYGEIDVTTEEIVQFQHDVGSDIGTPVDIPTPPDADREQASREQASTQERIERAAGMDVGDMLLTGPVQGGTYPEIRERAAREAADSGADVFPVGAVVPLLNDYRYGDVVEAVVAAKRGLPESAPVHLFGAGHPMTFALAAALGCDLFDSAAYALYARDDRYLTVRGTDRLDDLEYFPCACPACGEWTPAELRDRPERERGEVLAEHNIHVSFAEMRRVKGAIREGNLLELVEARARGHPTLLDGYRALLEHGEFLEATDPVSKGTFFHLSAESASRPEVQRHHDRLARLEVGDEVVVGGRSGDDGDGGESERWLCRPPFGPLPPALKDAYPLTAEVPERLEPQAYEAAAEGVRRLAEANPGTTVRVVHGGWPQSALERLPDGVSVERRETSRSTAEREEGDE is encoded by the coding sequence ATGCGAGACGTCTTCGAGGTGCGCCGGTACGACGGCGCCGGCCGGCTGGGCGAACTCGAGGTTCCCCGGGCGGGCGTGACCGTCGAGACCCCCGCGCTCCTGCCGGTGGTCAACCCCCACGTCCAGACGGTCCCCCCGCGGCGGTTGGCCGAGGACTTCGGCGCGGAGATCCTCATCACCAACAGCTACGTCCTCCACGGCAGCGAGGACCTGCGCGAGCCCGCTCTCGAGCGGGGCCTGCACGACCTGCTCGATTTCCCGGGAGCGGTCATGACCGACTCGGGCTCCTTCCAGCTCGCCGAATACGGCGAGATCGACGTCACGACCGAGGAGATCGTCCAGTTCCAGCACGACGTGGGTTCGGACATCGGGACGCCAGTCGACATCCCCACGCCGCCCGACGCCGACCGCGAGCAGGCGTCCCGGGAGCAAGCGAGCACCCAGGAGCGCATCGAGCGTGCCGCCGGGATGGACGTCGGCGACATGCTACTGACGGGGCCGGTCCAGGGGGGAACCTACCCCGAGATCCGCGAACGCGCAGCCAGGGAGGCCGCCGACAGCGGTGCCGACGTCTTTCCGGTCGGTGCCGTCGTCCCCCTGCTCAATGACTACCGCTACGGCGACGTCGTGGAGGCCGTCGTCGCCGCGAAACGGGGGCTCCCCGAATCCGCGCCGGTCCACCTCTTCGGCGCCGGCCACCCGATGACCTTCGCGCTCGCGGCGGCACTCGGCTGTGACCTCTTCGACTCCGCCGCGTACGCGCTGTACGCCCGCGACGACCGCTATCTCACCGTCCGCGGCACCGACCGCCTCGACGACCTGGAGTACTTTCCCTGCGCGTGTCCCGCCTGCGGGGAGTGGACGCCCGCCGAGCTGCGCGACCGGCCCGAGCGCGAGCGCGGCGAGGTGCTCGCCGAGCACAACATCCACGTCTCCTTCGCCGAGATGCGCCGCGTGAAGGGCGCCATCCGCGAGGGGAACCTCCTCGAACTCGTCGAGGCGCGTGCCCGCGGGCACCCGACCCTGCTCGATGGATACCGGGCGCTACTCGAACACGGGGAGTTCCTCGAGGCGACTGACCCCGTCTCGAAGGGGACGTTCTTCCACCTCTCCGCCGAGAGCGCCAGCCGCCCCGAAGTGCAGCGCCACCACGACCGGCTCGCCCGGCTGGAGGTCGGCGACGAGGTGGTCGTGGGCGGCCGGTCCGGCGACGACGGCGACGGCGGGGAGAGCGAGCGGTGGCTCTGCCGTCCCCCCTTCGGCCCGCTGCCGCCGGCGCTGAAAGACGCCTACCCGCTGACCGCCGAGGTGCCCGAGCGGCTGGAGCCCCAGGCCTACGAGGCCGCCGCCGAGGGGGTCCGCCGGCTGGCCGAGGCCAACCCCGGCACGACGGTCCGGGTGGTCCACGGCGGGTGGCCGCAGTCGGCGCTCGAGCGGTTGCCGGACGGTGTGAGCGTGGAGCGCCGGGAGACAAGTCGATCCACAGCGGAGCGCGAGGAGGGCGACGAATGA
- a CDS encoding AbrB/MazE/SpoVT family DNA-binding domain-containing protein, with protein sequence MRITARDGRIYLPKELREKFGEEFELIDRGDRLVLVPQPDDPLEALREEVRDSDKSVEELTGGALAEALEEAGR encoded by the coding sequence ATGCGGATCACCGCTCGGGATGGTCGGATCTACCTGCCGAAAGAGCTCCGCGAGAAGTTCGGCGAGGAGTTCGAGCTCATCGACCGCGGCGACCGGCTGGTGCTCGTCCCGCAGCCTGACGACCCGCTCGAGGCGCTCCGCGAGGAGGTCCGGGACTCCGACAAGTCCGTCGAGGAGTTGACCGGTGGTGCGCTCGCGGAGGCGCTGGAGGAGGCCGGTCGGTGA